The [Clostridium] celerecrescens 18A genomic sequence TCGACTCCTCGTGTGGGTTCGTCTAAAATCAGAATATCAGAATCCGCTAAAAGCACCTTTGCAAACACTACTTTCTGCTGGTTTCCGCCGCTTAACTTTCCGGCAAGCTGCTGTGCAGAACTGACTTTAATATTAAGCGCTTTCACCTGTTCCTTTACACGGTCCATTTCCAGCCTGTTATCCAGCCGGAATCCTTTGGTCAGTTTTTTTAAAGATGACATGGAGATATTTTCTTTGATGCTTCTTAATAAAACAAGCCCCTCCTGCTTCCTGTCATCTGAGACAAACCCGATTCCTGCTTCTAATGCTTTTCTGGGAGAAGAACAATCCTTCTTTTTACCATGTACGTATATTTCTCCGCTGTCCATTGGAATGGCACCGTAAATCAGCTTGGAAAGTTCTATGGTACCGGCACCCAAAAGACCTGTAATCCCTAATATTTCTCCTTTGTGAAGCTTTAAGCTGACATCATGGACCCCACGGCTGTTTACTTTCCTGGCTTCAAATACCACTTCCTGGGTTTTGTAATCTCTTACCGGATACAGGTTGGATACATTGCGTCCGACCATCATGGATACCACATCATCGTAATCCGTCTCTCCAATGATTTTAGATGCGACGAATTTTCCGTCGCGGAAAACCGTAAGGCGGTCTGAGATCTGAAAGATCTCATCCATGCGGTGGGATATGTAAATGATTGCAATTCCCTTTTTCTTCAGTTCCTCAATTGTCCGGAAGAGAATCTGGATTTCCTCATCTGCCAGTGCTGCGGTAGGCTCATCCATAATGATGATTTTTGCCCCGATGGTCAGGCACTTGGCAATCTCCGTCATCTGAGCCTCCGCCACTGATAGATTCTTTACCTTAGTCTTTGCATTGAACTTTAAGCCCAGATGATCCAGATTCTCCTGTGCATCCTGGTACAGCCTGTTCCAATCCACTTTCCCCAATGGACTTACCGGAAGTCTTCCAAGATACATGTTCTCTGCAACCGACATCTCCGGAACCATATTAAACTCCTGATAGATCATGGCGATTCCATGTTTTTCCGCATCTTTGGCAGAATGAAACACCACTTCTTTGTCATCCAGATACATGGCACCAGAAGTATAAGGCTGTGCTCCCGCGATTATTTTCATCAAGGTAGATTTTCCTGCCCCGTTTTCTCCGCACAGGGCATGGACTTCTCCCTCAAAGATCTCCAGATGAACCCCGTCAAGAGCCTTAACACCGGGAAACGTCTTTACGATTGATTCCAGTTTTAAAACTAACCTTCCTCCCATATGTTTTCACCACTTCCCCTTTGATTCCGGTCAATATGCACATCCTGAGACCAATACTACGTTGGTATAGCCAGTAAATTCCCCTGTCAGGATGATTGCCTTGGCCCCCTCAGTCATCTTTTTTAATTCTTTGTGGGGCACATACTCCACCG encodes the following:
- a CDS encoding sugar ABC transporter ATP-binding protein, which produces MGGRLVLKLESIVKTFPGVKALDGVHLEIFEGEVHALCGENGAGKSTLMKIIAGAQPYTSGAMYLDDKEVVFHSAKDAEKHGIAMIYQEFNMVPEMSVAENMYLGRLPVSPLGKVDWNRLYQDAQENLDHLGLKFNAKTKVKNLSVAEAQMTEIAKCLTIGAKIIIMDEPTAALADEEIQILFRTIEELKKKGIAIIYISHRMDEIFQISDRLTVFRDGKFVASKIIGETDYDDVVSMMVGRNVSNLYPVRDYKTQEVVFEARKVNSRGVHDVSLKLHKGEILGITGLLGAGTIELSKLIYGAIPMDSGEIYVHGKKKDCSSPRKALEAGIGFVSDDRKQEGLVLLRSIKENISMSSLKKLTKGFRLDNRLEMDRVKEQVKALNIKVSSAQQLAGKLSGGNQQKVVFAKVLLADSDILILDEPTRGVDVGAKAEIYTIMNKLTEAGKSILVISTDLPELIGVSDRVIVMREGRTVLEISKQEMNQEKILAHASGGVSENESGN